In one window of Streptomyces sp. NBC_00193 DNA:
- the aspT gene encoding aspartate-alanine antiporter produces the protein MIDFLVRNIFKPHPELLVFITVAFGFLVGKLRWKAIGLGAVTGCLIVGLVFGAQFKITIDGTVKNLFFTMFLFALGYKVGPQFFRGLKRDGLPQVLNAVIVCVTGLLVSWGFAVMLGYGPGLSAGLLGGALTQSAVIGVAQDAIGNLPGLSPSEITEQQNLVAVGYAVTYPLGTILCAMLLANVLPRLYRRNLAAESAQLAKELDAPSDDPDLHEGYYEAVLRAYTIQRPDLVGRTIDDFENQQKSLGRRIYLTRIRRDGAIIDHTQQTVLAAGDVVAVSALRESLVAFDARTHIGPEADDVELLGYQTENLHVVASEKAQLGKTISELRAEPFMVGVYIDKLYRSGAEFPYRLSTQLERGDTLILSGPKRLVDPAGRAIGKPVPTSFATDMIWVGLGIFLGGCLGIPALTAGGVPISLSTSGGALIMGLVFGWIRGRYPTYGNVPPGAQWFMDTLGLCLFVAVVGLNAGPSFTSGLASAGWGLLIWGAVITLIPLLVGFLVGHHIQKIRFPILMGVLAGGQTTTAAIGAVNEQSKSQVPTLGYTIPYAISNVLLTIWGAVIVLLNH, from the coding sequence ATGATCGACTTCCTCGTACGGAACATCTTCAAGCCCCATCCCGAACTCCTGGTCTTCATCACCGTCGCCTTCGGCTTCCTCGTCGGCAAGTTGCGGTGGAAGGCCATCGGGCTGGGCGCCGTCACGGGCTGCCTCATCGTGGGCCTGGTCTTCGGCGCCCAGTTCAAGATCACCATCGACGGGACCGTGAAGAACCTCTTCTTCACGATGTTCCTCTTCGCCCTCGGCTACAAGGTCGGCCCGCAGTTCTTCCGGGGCCTGAAGAGGGACGGCCTGCCGCAGGTCCTCAACGCGGTGATCGTCTGCGTCACCGGCCTGCTCGTCTCCTGGGGCTTCGCCGTGATGCTCGGCTACGGCCCCGGGCTCAGCGCGGGCCTGCTCGGCGGCGCACTCACCCAGTCCGCCGTCATCGGCGTCGCCCAGGACGCGATCGGCAACCTTCCCGGGCTCAGCCCGTCCGAGATCACCGAGCAGCAGAACCTCGTCGCGGTCGGCTACGCCGTCACCTACCCGCTCGGCACCATCCTCTGCGCGATGCTCCTGGCCAACGTGCTGCCCCGGCTCTACCGCCGGAACCTGGCCGCCGAGAGCGCTCAGCTCGCCAAGGAGCTCGACGCGCCCAGCGACGACCCCGACCTGCACGAGGGCTACTACGAGGCCGTCCTGCGGGCCTACACGATCCAGCGGCCCGACCTCGTGGGCCGGACCATCGACGACTTCGAGAACCAGCAGAAGTCGCTGGGCCGCCGGATCTACCTCACCCGGATCCGCCGGGACGGCGCGATCATCGACCACACCCAGCAGACCGTCCTGGCCGCGGGCGACGTCGTCGCCGTCAGCGCCCTGCGCGAATCCCTCGTCGCGTTCGACGCCCGCACGCACATCGGCCCCGAGGCCGACGACGTCGAACTCCTCGGCTACCAGACGGAGAACCTGCACGTGGTCGCCTCCGAGAAGGCGCAGCTGGGCAAGACCATCTCGGAGCTGCGGGCCGAGCCCTTCATGGTCGGCGTCTACATCGACAAGCTCTACCGCTCCGGCGCGGAGTTCCCCTACCGGCTCTCCACCCAGCTGGAGCGCGGAGACACGCTGATCCTCTCCGGTCCCAAGCGCCTGGTGGACCCGGCCGGGCGGGCCATCGGCAAGCCGGTCCCGACCAGCTTCGCCACCGACATGATCTGGGTGGGCCTCGGCATCTTCCTCGGCGGCTGCCTCGGCATCCCGGCCCTCACCGCCGGCGGGGTCCCGATCTCGCTGTCCACCTCGGGCGGCGCGCTGATCATGGGCCTGGTCTTCGGCTGGATCCGCGGCAGGTACCCGACCTACGGCAACGTCCCGCCCGGGGCCCAGTGGTTCATGGACACCCTCGGCCTGTGCCTCTTCGTCGCGGTCGTCGGCCTCAACGCCGGACCCAGCTTCACCAGCGGGCTCGCCTCCGCCGGGTGGGGGCTGCTGATCTGGGGTGCGGTCATCACGCTGATCCCGCTGCTGGTGGGCTTCCTCGTCGGCCATCACATCCAGAAGATCCGCTTCCCGATCCTGATGGGCGTCCTCGCGGGCGGCCAGACCACCACGGCGGCGATCGGAGCGGTCAACGAACAGTCCAAATCGCAGGTCCCGACGCTCGGTTACACGATCCCCTACGCGATCAGCAACGTACTGCTGACGATCTGGGGCGCGGTGATCGTCCTCCTCAACCACTGA
- a CDS encoding bifunctional aspartate transaminase/aspartate 4-decarboxylase produces the protein MPETTFSREEIQSFAQLSPFELKDKFIQLATAAQADKPGQKDTTARAMLNAGRGNPNWIATGPREAFYALGYFALDESRRVWTADNLGGMPEKKGIGERFDSWTRRHPDLPGVEMLSACVQYALSRWPFDKDAFVHELTDSITGDNYPVPDRMLTHAEHVVRGYVADEMFGKKPPEGNNLSLFATEGGTAAMCYIFDSLMKNGILKKGDKIALMTPVFTPYIEIPELDTFEFEVVNVSASLFAETGVRQWRYPEEEVAKLADPSVKLVCLVNPSNPPSLALSERVANQIKDIVATSNPNLLIVTDDVYGTFVPGFRSIAADLPRNTLLVYSYSKHYGCTGWRLGVIGLHDDNVIDEMVAAFPQDQKDRLAKRYGTLSLEPEKIRFIDRLVADSRSVALNHTAGLSLPQQTMMVLFSLFDMLGEGQAYKERIRQIVHRRLDLLLEGAQMKISEDDKRAGYYIELDLLAEAERVHGKDFADFLEKNYEPVDPLFRLAEQTSVVLLNGGGFDGPQWSVRVSLANLDDLDYLKIGHHLRGIFNDYASEWERAKANG, from the coding sequence GTGCCGGAGACCACTTTCAGCCGCGAGGAGATCCAGTCCTTCGCACAGCTCAGCCCGTTCGAGCTGAAGGACAAGTTCATCCAGCTCGCCACGGCCGCCCAGGCCGACAAGCCGGGCCAGAAGGACACCACCGCCCGCGCCATGCTCAACGCGGGCCGCGGCAACCCGAACTGGATCGCCACCGGGCCGCGCGAGGCCTTCTACGCACTGGGCTACTTCGCGCTGGACGAGTCCCGCCGGGTGTGGACCGCCGACAACCTCGGCGGGATGCCGGAGAAGAAGGGAATCGGGGAGCGGTTCGATTCCTGGACCCGGCGCCACCCGGACCTGCCGGGGGTGGAGATGCTGTCCGCGTGCGTCCAGTACGCCCTGTCGCGCTGGCCGTTCGACAAGGACGCCTTCGTGCACGAGCTGACCGACTCCATCACGGGCGACAACTATCCGGTCCCGGACCGGATGCTGACCCACGCGGAGCACGTCGTGCGCGGCTACGTCGCCGACGAGATGTTCGGCAAGAAGCCGCCGGAGGGCAACAACCTGTCGCTGTTCGCGACCGAGGGCGGCACCGCTGCCATGTGCTACATCTTCGACTCGCTGATGAAGAACGGGATCCTGAAGAAGGGCGACAAGATCGCCCTGATGACCCCGGTCTTCACCCCGTACATCGAGATCCCCGAGCTCGACACCTTCGAGTTCGAGGTGGTCAACGTCTCCGCGAGCCTCTTCGCCGAGACCGGCGTGCGCCAGTGGCGCTACCCGGAGGAGGAGGTCGCCAAGCTGGCCGACCCCTCCGTGAAGCTCGTCTGCCTGGTCAACCCGTCCAACCCGCCCTCGCTCGCGCTGAGCGAGCGGGTGGCGAACCAGATCAAGGACATCGTCGCCACCAGCAACCCGAACCTGCTGATCGTGACGGACGACGTGTACGGCACCTTCGTGCCGGGCTTCCGCTCGATCGCCGCCGACCTGCCCCGCAACACCCTGCTCGTGTACTCGTACTCCAAGCACTACGGCTGCACCGGCTGGCGGCTCGGCGTCATCGGCCTGCACGACGACAACGTCATCGACGAGATGGTCGCGGCCTTCCCGCAGGACCAGAAGGACCGGCTGGCCAAGCGGTACGGCACCCTCAGCCTGGAGCCGGAGAAGATCCGCTTCATCGACCGGCTCGTCGCGGACTCCCGGTCGGTGGCCCTCAACCACACGGCCGGCCTCTCGCTGCCGCAGCAGACGATGATGGTGCTCTTCTCGCTCTTCGACATGCTGGGCGAGGGCCAGGCGTACAAGGAGCGCATCCGGCAGATCGTCCACCGCAGGCTCGACCTGCTGCTGGAGGGCGCCCAGATGAAGATCTCCGAGGACGACAAGCGGGCCGGGTACTACATCGAGCTCGACCTGCTGGCCGAGGCGGAACGGGTCCACGGCAAGGACTTCGCGGACTTCCTGGAGAAGAACTACGAGCCCGTCGACCCGCTGTTCCGCCTCGCCGAGCAGACCTCGGTGGTCCTCCTCAACGGCGGCGGCTTCGACGGCCCCCAGTGGTCGGTGCGCGTGTCGCTGGCCAACCTCGACGACCTGGACTACCTGAAGATCGGCCACCACCTGCGGGGGATCTTCAACGACTACGCGAGCGAGTGGGAGCGGGCGAAGGCCAACGGCTGA
- the sph gene encoding sphingomyelin phosphodiesterase, translated as MPQIQPRKARAAAAAVAAIAVGSLVATAAPAATAAESAATPRLSVLSYNAFLMSKNLYPNWGQDHRAAEIPKASWYQGHDVVVVQEAFDNGASDALKANSAAQYPYQTPVVGRSKSGWDATGGAYSSTTPEDGGVTILSKWPIVRKEQVVYKDACGADWWSNKGFAYVVLNVNGTKVHVVGTHAQSTDPGCGAGEAAEMRARQFRTIDAFLDGKNIPASEQVIVAGDMNVDSRTPELATMLANADLAGSDTRTGHTYSFDTALNSIAKYRYPTDPREDLDYVLYRKGNARPANWENNVVLEQSAPWTVSSWGTSYTYTNLSDHYPLIGR; from the coding sequence ATGCCCCAGATCCAGCCCCGCAAGGCCCGCGCGGCCGCCGCGGCCGTCGCCGCCATCGCCGTCGGATCGCTCGTCGCCACCGCGGCTCCCGCCGCCACCGCCGCGGAGAGCGCCGCCACGCCGCGGCTCAGCGTCCTGTCGTACAACGCGTTCCTGATGAGCAAGAACCTGTACCCCAACTGGGGCCAGGACCACCGGGCTGCGGAGATCCCCAAGGCCTCCTGGTACCAGGGCCACGACGTCGTCGTGGTCCAGGAGGCCTTCGACAACGGCGCCTCCGACGCGCTGAAGGCCAACTCGGCCGCGCAGTACCCGTACCAGACCCCCGTCGTGGGCCGCAGCAAGAGCGGCTGGGATGCCACGGGCGGCGCCTACTCCTCCACCACCCCGGAGGACGGCGGCGTCACGATCCTCAGCAAGTGGCCGATCGTGCGCAAGGAGCAGGTGGTCTACAAGGACGCCTGCGGCGCCGACTGGTGGTCCAACAAGGGCTTCGCCTACGTCGTGCTGAACGTGAACGGCACCAAGGTCCACGTGGTCGGCACGCACGCCCAGTCCACCGACCCCGGCTGCGGCGCGGGCGAGGCGGCGGAGATGCGCGCCCGCCAGTTCCGGACCATCGACGCGTTCCTGGACGGCAAGAACATCCCGGCGAGCGAGCAGGTCATCGTGGCGGGCGACATGAACGTCGACTCGCGCACCCCGGAGCTCGCCACCATGCTGGCCAACGCCGACCTGGCCGGCTCCGACACCCGCACGGGGCACACGTACTCCTTCGACACCGCGCTGAACTCGATAGCGAAGTACCGCTACCCGACCGACCCGCGCGAGGACCTGGACTACGTGCTCTACCGCAAGGGCAACGCCCGCCCGGCGAACTGGGAGAACAACGTCGTCCTGGAGCAGTCGGCGCCCTGGACGGTCTCCAGCTGGGGCACCTCCTACACGTACACCAACCTCTCCGACCACTACCCGCTGATCGGCCGCTGA
- a CDS encoding M1 family metallopeptidase produces the protein MHRKVIAPSVLAASLLLVIPASAASSVPGAPGIGDPYYPASGNGGYEVSHYDLRLQYQPKTDLLEGTATLLTTAKQDLSRFNLDFGLDVSEIRVNGVKAKFAKSGVSELEVTPASPLQRGKQSSVVVKYAGKPSEFKVDGWSAWQRTPDGGVAAQEPDSAAWWFPSNDHPLDKATFDVSVNVPDGTQAISNGVLQSQSSRLGWTRYNWRSNKPQATYLATLAVGKFDITTDKTASGLPILNAYSQDLGDNAGAARASIERTGEVAEWLEGVFGPYPFNALGGYVPNVPSGFALETQTRPFYSPRQFANGANVSVVVHELAHQWYGDSVSVDGWKDIWVNEGFARYSQWLWSEKEGEGTAQELADWAYGLRPAEDPFWQVKPGDPGPENQFHGAVYDRGAIALQALRNTIGDEKFFRILKGWPTERAYGNAKVGDFVRYAEKVSNQPLAQLFETWLYTPGKPDASALNTTKKLPAATPGTGTLRAPAAKPAAEPKSWKKIAATNEVHGDH, from the coding sequence GTGCACCGCAAAGTCATCGCCCCGAGCGTGCTCGCCGCCTCCCTTCTGCTGGTGATCCCGGCGTCGGCGGCGAGTTCCGTTCCGGGCGCACCGGGTATCGGCGATCCCTACTACCCGGCCAGCGGCAACGGCGGGTACGAGGTCTCCCATTACGACCTGCGCCTCCAGTACCAGCCGAAGACCGACCTGCTCGAGGGCACCGCCACCCTGCTCACCACCGCCAAGCAGGACCTGTCCCGCTTCAACCTCGACTTCGGTCTGGACGTCAGCGAGATCCGGGTCAACGGGGTCAAGGCGAAGTTCGCCAAGTCGGGCGTCTCGGAGCTCGAGGTCACCCCGGCCTCCCCGCTCCAGCGGGGCAAGCAGTCGAGCGTGGTCGTCAAGTACGCCGGCAAGCCCTCGGAGTTCAAGGTCGACGGCTGGTCGGCCTGGCAGCGCACCCCGGACGGCGGCGTGGCCGCGCAGGAACCCGATTCGGCCGCCTGGTGGTTCCCGAGCAACGACCACCCGCTCGACAAGGCCACCTTCGACGTGTCGGTGAACGTGCCCGACGGCACCCAGGCCATCAGCAACGGCGTGCTGCAGTCGCAGAGTTCACGTCTGGGCTGGACCCGGTACAACTGGCGCTCGAACAAGCCGCAGGCCACGTACCTCGCCACCCTGGCCGTCGGCAAGTTCGACATCACCACCGACAAGACGGCGAGCGGTCTGCCGATCCTGAACGCCTACAGCCAGGACCTCGGCGACAACGCGGGCGCGGCGCGCGCCAGCATCGAGCGGACCGGCGAGGTCGCGGAGTGGCTGGAGGGGGTCTTCGGGCCGTACCCCTTCAACGCGCTCGGCGGGTACGTGCCGAACGTGCCCAGCGGGTTCGCGCTGGAGACGCAGACCCGGCCGTTCTACAGCCCCCGGCAGTTCGCCAACGGCGCGAACGTGTCCGTGGTCGTGCACGAGCTGGCCCACCAGTGGTACGGGGACAGCGTGTCCGTCGACGGCTGGAAGGACATCTGGGTCAACGAGGGCTTCGCCCGCTACAGCCAGTGGCTGTGGTCGGAGAAGGAGGGCGAGGGCACCGCGCAGGAGCTCGCCGACTGGGCGTACGGACTGCGGCCGGCCGAGGACCCGTTCTGGCAGGTCAAGCCGGGTGACCCGGGTCCGGAGAACCAGTTCCACGGAGCCGTCTACGACCGCGGCGCGATCGCCCTCCAGGCGCTGCGCAACACGATCGGCGACGAGAAGTTCTTCCGGATCCTGAAGGGGTGGCCGACCGAGCGCGCCTACGGCAACGCCAAGGTCGGCGACTTCGTCCGCTACGCGGAGAAGGTCTCGAACCAGCCGCTCGCGCAGCTCTTCGAGACCTGGCTGTACACCCCGGGCAAGCCGGACGCCTCCGCGCTGAACACGACGAAGAAGCTGCCGGCCGCGACTCCGGGCACCGGCACCCTGCGTGCCCCGGCCGCGAAGCCGGCGGCGGAGCCGAAGTCCTGGAAGAAGATCGCCGCGACGAACGAGGTGCACGGCGACCACTGA
- a CDS encoding cysteine hydrolase family protein, translated as MTTTTTLRQLNGFDETPATFEDAVLVLVDYQNTYTGGVMELDGWEPALASASRLLARARELGTPVVHIRDGGYGIDTEPGTLHASVAPREGEAVVTKSVPNGFHGTDLHEIIEATGRKNLIIAGFMTNMCTLFTTEGAFLHGYAPTVVADASATRALESPAGALTAQQIHQAALATITELYGVVVATGAELK; from the coding sequence ATGACCACCACCACGACCCTGCGCCAGCTCAACGGCTTCGACGAGACCCCGGCGACCTTCGAGGACGCGGTCCTGGTCCTGGTCGACTACCAGAACACCTACACCGGCGGCGTCATGGAACTCGACGGCTGGGAACCGGCACTGGCCTCCGCCTCCCGGCTCCTCGCCCGGGCCCGCGAGCTCGGCACCCCCGTCGTCCACATCCGAGACGGCGGCTACGGCATCGACACCGAGCCGGGCACCCTCCACGCCTCCGTGGCCCCCCGGGAGGGCGAGGCCGTCGTCACCAAGTCCGTCCCGAACGGCTTCCACGGGACCGACCTCCACGAGATCATCGAGGCCACCGGCCGGAAGAACCTGATCATCGCCGGGTTCATGACCAACATGTGCACCCTGTTCACCACCGAGGGCGCCTTCCTGCACGGCTACGCTCCCACGGTCGTCGCCGACGCCTCGGCGACGCGCGCGCTGGAAAGCCCGGCGGGCGCCCTGACGGCGCAACAGATCCACCAGGCGGCCCTCGCCACGATCACCGAGCTCTACGGCGTGGTCGTGGCCACGGGAGCCGAACTGAAGTGA
- the aspT gene encoding aspartate-alanine antiporter produces the protein MGVLQDHPELALFLCLAAGYLLGKVRVGPITLGGICGTLIVSLLLGAWAKIEIDADVKTIFFALFIFALGYMAGPQFFANLNRKSMRFFALCFIELVSVLGLAYLLAKAFDLDVGTASGILAGAATESAVVGTATEAIGKLPDLTADQISTYQGHVATAYTVCYLFGLVTIVIYTSQIMPMLLRINLADASRALWEKLRGSGGGLESDEREALPGLVGRTHLVTLADGRTVGNLEAAFGGGVTVEAVRRGSKDLTPAPDLELTLSDLVLVVGRRSEAIAAGRAIGPETPGIPGVDTPLATRQVAMTDKSVAGKTLDEIRSTHAEFGRSGVYVTDVLRGEQHLPANPDTVVERGDVVTLVGARSGLNRLVEKIGTVAKNDATDFIYLGLGIALGSLIGQLVVRLGGVPLSLGTGGGCLISGLLFGWFRSRRQTFGAFPPQAATTIKDMGLAVFIACTGLTSGPQAWPLLKEYGALLPFAGIAMVLVPATISLVVGRKLLKIEKPLLIGAIAGQQCSTPAITSVTQVAQSSVPMLGYTITYALSNFLLPLTGPILVGILGA, from the coding sequence ATGGGTGTGCTGCAAGACCACCCCGAACTCGCCCTGTTCCTCTGCCTTGCGGCCGGCTACCTCCTCGGCAAGGTCCGCGTCGGCCCGATCACCCTCGGCGGCATCTGCGGCACGCTGATCGTGTCGCTGCTGCTCGGCGCCTGGGCCAAGATCGAGATCGACGCCGACGTGAAGACGATCTTCTTCGCGCTCTTCATCTTCGCCCTGGGCTACATGGCCGGACCGCAGTTCTTCGCCAACCTCAACCGCAAGAGCATGCGCTTCTTCGCGCTCTGCTTCATCGAGCTCGTCAGCGTGCTCGGCCTCGCCTACCTGCTGGCCAAGGCCTTCGACCTCGACGTCGGCACCGCCTCCGGCATCCTCGCCGGCGCGGCCACCGAATCCGCCGTGGTCGGCACCGCCACCGAGGCGATCGGCAAACTGCCCGACCTGACCGCGGACCAGATCTCCACGTACCAGGGCCACGTGGCCACCGCGTACACGGTCTGCTACCTCTTCGGCCTGGTCACCATCGTCATCTACACCAGCCAGATCATGCCGATGCTGCTCCGCATCAACCTCGCGGACGCCTCGCGCGCCCTGTGGGAGAAGCTGCGCGGCTCCGGCGGCGGCCTGGAGAGCGACGAGCGCGAGGCGCTGCCCGGCCTGGTCGGGCGCACCCACCTGGTCACCCTCGCCGACGGCCGCACCGTCGGGAACCTGGAAGCGGCCTTCGGCGGCGGGGTCACCGTGGAGGCCGTCCGGCGCGGCTCCAAGGACCTGACCCCCGCCCCGGACCTCGAACTCACCCTCTCCGACCTCGTCCTCGTCGTCGGACGGCGCTCCGAGGCCATCGCGGCCGGCCGGGCCATCGGCCCGGAGACCCCCGGCATCCCGGGGGTGGACACCCCGCTCGCCACCCGCCAGGTCGCCATGACCGACAAGTCGGTCGCCGGCAAGACCCTGGACGAGATCCGCTCCACCCACGCGGAGTTCGGGCGCAGCGGCGTGTACGTGACCGACGTGCTCCGCGGCGAGCAGCACCTGCCCGCCAACCCGGACACCGTCGTCGAGCGCGGTGACGTCGTCACCCTGGTGGGCGCCCGCTCGGGCCTGAACCGGCTCGTGGAGAAGATCGGCACGGTGGCCAAGAACGACGCCACCGACTTCATCTACCTCGGTCTCGGCATCGCGCTCGGCTCGCTCATCGGCCAGCTCGTGGTCCGCCTCGGCGGAGTCCCGCTCTCGCTCGGCACCGGCGGCGGCTGTCTGATCTCGGGCCTGCTCTTCGGCTGGTTCCGCTCCCGCCGGCAGACCTTCGGCGCCTTCCCGCCGCAAGCCGCCACCACCATCAAGGACATGGGGCTCGCGGTCTTCATCGCCTGCACCGGCCTGACCTCGGGCCCTCAGGCCTGGCCGCTGCTCAAGGAGTACGGGGCCCTGCTGCCGTTCGCCGGGATCGCCATGGTCCTCGTACCGGCCACGATCTCGCTGGTCGTCGGGCGCAAGCTCCTGAAGATCGAGAAGCCGCTGCTGATCGGCGCCATCGCCGGACAGCAGTGCTCCACGCCGGCCATCACCTCGGTCACGCAGGTGGCGCAGAGCTCGGTACCGATGCTCGGCTACACGATCACCTACGCGCTGTCCAACTTCCTGCTCCCACTCACCGGACCGATCCTCGTCGGGATCCTCGGCGCCTGA
- a CDS encoding oxygenase MpaB family protein, which yields MSTTERPLKGAGTRSDPEPPPPGGVLWTIAGDVRALLMLPAAFTLQVAHPAIGAGVDEHSVFRTDPWGRGERSLRSVQLWVYGGADAAAEGRRVRRLHKEIQGTDTRGRRYHSLDPACYAWVHATGFPIYLYAGRYLLRPFTPAQERQLYREWLQVGRILGLHDRDMPQSIEEYWPYYHRMLAEEIEPTKVVRELLATDAPLPRPTGGTLPVRLLLRLTWPVLRAAFLHFRAFVTAGYMPPEARAAIGLEWTPAQERRLRRFSTALRLLVPLLPERLRYLPIARAARARARAAAR from the coding sequence ATGAGCACGACGGAACGGCCCTTGAAGGGCGCCGGCACCCGCAGCGACCCCGAGCCCCCGCCGCCCGGTGGAGTGCTCTGGACCATCGCGGGCGACGTCCGCGCGCTGCTCATGCTGCCCGCCGCCTTCACCCTGCAGGTCGCCCACCCCGCCATCGGCGCCGGGGTCGACGAGCACTCCGTCTTCCGCACCGACCCCTGGGGCCGCGGCGAGCGCTCCCTGCGCTCCGTCCAGCTCTGGGTGTACGGCGGAGCCGACGCCGCCGCCGAAGGGCGCCGGGTGCGCCGCCTGCACAAGGAGATCCAGGGCACCGACACCCGGGGGCGCCGCTACCACTCCCTCGACCCCGCCTGCTACGCCTGGGTGCACGCCACCGGCTTCCCGATCTACCTCTACGCCGGGCGCTACCTGCTGCGCCCCTTCACCCCGGCCCAGGAACGGCAGCTCTACCGCGAGTGGCTCCAGGTCGGCCGCATCCTCGGGCTGCACGACCGGGACATGCCGCAGAGCATCGAGGAGTACTGGCCGTACTACCACCGGATGCTGGCCGAGGAGATCGAGCCCACCAAGGTCGTCCGCGAACTCCTCGCCACCGACGCGCCCCTGCCCCGCCCCACCGGGGGCACGCTGCCGGTCCGGCTCCTGCTGCGCCTGACCTGGCCCGTCCTGCGGGCCGCCTTCCTGCACTTCCGGGCCTTCGTCACCGCCGGCTACATGCCGCCCGAGGCGCGCGCCGCCATCGGGCTGGAGTGGACCCCGGCCCAGGAACGCCGCCTGCGCCGGTTCAGCACCGCCCTGCGCCTGCTCGTACCCCTCCTGCCGGAGCGCCTGCGCTACCTCCCGATCGCCCGCGCGGCCCGGGCGCGGGCGCGCGCCGCCGCCCGCTGA